In the genome of Bacillus thuringiensis, the window AGTCACCAAAATATATGGGTAAATGTCCTGGATGTGGTCAATGGAATACACTTGTTGAAGAAATGGAGCCAGTTGTATCATCCAGGCGCCTTAATTACGCGAATGCAATTCAAACGGAAGTAACAAAACCAAGACGTCTTACCGAAGTAGAAACAAAGTCTGAGGCACGTATTGAAACGGAATTTCAAGAGTTTAACCGTGTGCTTGGTGGCGGAATTGTAGATGGGTCCTTAGTACTTATTGGTGGAGACCCTGGGATTGGAAAATCAACATTACTATTACAGATTTCATCGCAATTAGCAGATTCTTCATATGATGTATTATACATATCAGGTGAGGAGTCGGCAAAGCAGATTAAACTTCGTGCAGATCGTTTGCATGTAAAGGGTAGCAATCTATTTGTTGTAGCAGAGACAGACCTGCAGCGTATTGCAGCACATATTGAAGAGATGAATCCAGCTTTTGTTGTTATTGATTCTATTCAAACGATACATTTACCTGAAGTGACGTCGGCCCCAGGAAGTGTGGCACAAGTACGTGAATGCACAGCAGAATTAATGAAACTTGCAAAAACAAAAGGAATCCCTATTTTCATTGTTGGGCATGTGACAAAAGAAGGAGCAATTGCAGGACCTCGTATGTTAGAACATATGGTCGATGCAGTTCTTTATTTTGAAGGAGACCGACACCATACGTATCGTATTTTACGAGCTGTGAAGAACCGTTTTGGTTCCACGAATGAAATGGGTATCTTTGAAATGAAAGAGCTTGGTCTTGCGGAAGTTTTAAATCCTTCTGAAATCTTCCTTGAGGAAAGGCCGGTTGGTGTTGCAGGATCAACAGTAGTTGCTTCAATGGAAGGAACAAGACCGGTTTTAGTAGAAATACAAGCATTAATCTCCCCTACTAGTTTTGGAAATCCTCGAAGAATGGCGACAGGAATTGATCATAACCGTGTTTCGCTTATTATGGCAGTATTAGAAAAAAGAACAGGTTTACTATTGCAAAATCAAGATGCATATTTAAAAGTAGCTGGTGGTTTGAAATTAGACGAACCGGCAATTGATTTAGCGGTGGCTTTAAGTATAGCCTCAAGTTTTAGGGATAAATCTACGGCACCAGCTGATGCAGTAATAGGAGAAGTAGGATTAACTGGAGAAATAAGAAGAGTATCAAGAATTGAACAACGTGTACAAGAAGCAGCTAAATTAGGATTTCAACGTGTAATTATTCCTAGAAAAAACTTAGGAGGATGGACAATTCCGGATGGGATTGAGGTTGTAGGTGTTTCTAATTTAGGGGAAGCGCTTCGTTTGACATTAGGAGGCTAGGCTATGGAAGAAAATAAGCAACGTGTCAAAAGTATGATTAATATTTTACAGCTCGTGGCCCCAGGAACACCATTGCGCGAAGGGATAGATAATGTACTTCGCGCGCAAACAGGGGGACTAATTGTTCTTGGATATAATGAGCAGATTAAAAGTATTGTTGATGGTGGTTTTCACATTAATTGTGCATTCTCTCCTGCTAGTTTATATGAATTAGCAAAAATGGACGGGGCACTTATTTTAAATGAAACGGGAAGTAAAATTTTAATAGCGAATGCACAGTTAGTTCCAGAGGCATCTATTGATTCTATTGAAACAGGTATGCGTCACCGAACAGCAGAACGTGTAGCGAAGCAGACTGGAAGCCTTGTTGTGGCCATTTCACAAAGACGTAACGTAATTACGCTATATCAAGGGAACTTACGTTATACACTAAAAGATATAGGTGTTATTTTAACAAAGGCAAATCAAGCTATTCAAACGTTAGAAAAATATAAGGCTGTATGGAATGATGGTATTACGAATTTGGGCATTCTAGAATTTGAAGAGGTCGTTACAATGTCCGAGGTAGTTCACGTTTTACATAGTGTTGAAATGGTACTGCGTATTAAAAATGAAATATTGAGCTATATTCATGAGCTAGGAACAGAAGGTAGGTTAATCCGTTTACAACTTACAGAATTACTAGCTGATTTAGAGGCAGAGGCAGCATTGTTAATTAAAGATTACCATCAGGAGAAAACACAAGACCATCATCAAATTTTGAAAAGGTTACAGGACCTTGCAAATACACAACTTTTAGAGGATAGTGATTTAGTTAAATTACTTGGCTACCCAGGGCAAACCAGTTTAGAAGAAAGTGTGACGCCAAGGGGATATCGAATTACAAGCAAAATCTCTCGTGTTCCGCCACTTATCATTGAAAATTTAATTAATCGATTCAAAACGTTGCAAGGAGTTTGTCGTGCGACTATTCATGAATTGGATGATGTGGAAGGAATTGGAGAAGTAAGGGCGAAGAAAATACGAGAAGGCCTAAAAAGAATTCAAGAGCATCTCTATATGAGTAGACACAATTAAGAATATTACATTGATTCTATAATATAACGACACTAGAACATTTTTGGTATATGATATGATATATTGGTAAATAAAACTATTTATAAAAAAACACGTCCGCTTTTGCATTCGGCGTTTTGATTAGCGAAACAATGGTTAATAATGAGTAGGAGGTGGTTGGATGTTAAAACGGATCGTACAGCTCTTCTTTCTAGTAATCGGGGGAGCGTTAGGGATTTACTTAATCCCAAAAGTTATTAATGTATTAGACATCGGTGCGGTTCCTTTATTGGAAGGATCGTATGTTCGTGCAATTATTGGTGCAATTATTTTATTTTTAACAACATTTTGGCTTGTAGATTATATTGTTCAACTTATTAAGCATATTGAAGAGGCTCTTGTAAAGGCGCCTGTAGCAGATGTTTTATTTGGTACATTAGGGTTGATCTCTGGTCTTATTGTTGCATATTTAATTTTAATACCAATTCGTGAATTTACAATTCCAGTTATTAGCACGGTGTTGCAAGTGTTCTTTACTCTTTTACTTGGATATTTAGGATTCCAAGTAGGATTTAAAAAGAGGAATGAATTGCTAGGATTATTTACATTATCCCAACGTGGAGGTAAGAAGAAAAACAATAGTGAGAACGAAGAGATAGAGGTAGAAAAATCTACGGCTCATTGGAAAATTCTCGATACGAGTGTAATTATTGATGGACGTATTGCTGATATTTGCCAAACGAAGTTTTTAGAAGGAACAATTGTGATTCCACAATTCGTATTAGAAGAGCTTCAGCATATTGCCGATTCTTCCGATGCTTTAAAGCGTAATCGTGGTCGCAGAGGGCTAGATATTTTAAATCGTATTCAAAAAGAGATGCCGATTCCGGTAGAAATTTATGAAGGCGATTTCGAGGATATCCAAGAGGTGGATAGCAAACTTGTAAAGTTAGCAAAAATCACCGGTGGAACTGTAGTAACGAATGATTTCAACTTAAATAAAGTTTCTGAATTACAAGGAGTAACGGTGTTAAACATTAATGATTTAGCTAATGCAATTAAACCAGTTGTACTCCCTGGCGAAGAATTAAATGTTTATGTTGTGAAAGATGGTAAAGAGCAAAACCAAGGTGTTGCGTACTTAGATGATGGTACGATGATTGTAGTAGAAGATGGTAGAGAGTATGTAGGTTCGCAACTTAATGTGCTGGTTACTAGCGTATTACAAACATCGGCTGGTCGTATGATTTTCGCGAAACGTAAATTATTAGAAAAAGCATTATAGGTAGAGGATTATTAATATGTATACATTAATTATTCCGGCAGCCGGTCAAGGAAAGCGGATGGGTGCTGGCAAAAATAAGTTGTTCTTACTTATAAATGAAGTACCGATTATCGTGCATACATTACGTGCTTTTGAAGGAGATAAAGCGTGCAAAAGTATTGTTATGGCAATTAACGAAGAGGAACGCCCGTATTTTGAAGAATTAATGCAGAAGTATCCAATTGAAAAACAGGTACAATTTATTCAGGGTGGAGCCGAAAGACAAGATAGTGTATATAATGCGATTCAGCATGCGAGTGATGTTGAATATGTTCTTGTGCATGACGGAGCGCGCCCATTCGTAACGGATAAAGTGATTCAAAATGTATTAACAGCAGCAGAAAAATATGGAGCTTCCATTTGTGCAGTGCCAGTAAAGGATACAGTTAAGAAAGTAGAGCAAGGTGTTGTTGTCGAAACGGTAGAACGATCTCAGCTTAAGGCTGTACAAACACCGCAAGGGTTCTCTGTTTCTCTTTTGCTAGAAGCTCATAGAAGTGCAAAACAGAGCTGTTTTCTTGGTACAGATGATGCAAGTCTCGTGGAACGCATTGGTAAGCAAGTAGGTGTGGTAGAGGGGAGTTACTATAATATTAAAGTGACGACTCCAGAGGATTTACTAATTGCTGAAAGTTTCCTTCATGTTCAGAAAAAATAGCCGTGATGGTGTATAACAAAGGAAAGCTCGGCAATGGCCGGGCTTTTCTTTGTAAGGATATCAATATAATATAGAGTCATAAAGCTCAGTGGTTTAGCTCAAGGAGGATGTAAAGAATGTTTCGAATTGGACAAGGTTTTGATGTGCATGAATTTGCGGAAGGTAGACCGTTAATTATTGGCGGAATTACAATTCCACACGAGAAAGGATTAATCGGTCATTCAGATGCAGATGTATTGTTACATACGATTGCTGATGCATGTTTAGGTGCTATTGCAGCAGGAGATATCGGAAAGCATTTTCCAGATACAGACCCAGCTTTTAAAGATGCAGATTCAGCTGTATTGTTACAAAAAGTTTGGGCATTTGCGCGTGAACAAGGTTACGAGTTAGGGAATTTAGATTGTACAATTATTGCTCAAAAGCCGAAAATGGCACCGCATATTGAAAGTATGCGTAAACGTATTAGTGAACTGTTAGAAACGTCTATAGATAACATTAATGTAAAGGCAACAACAACAGAAAAATTAGGATTTACAGGTAGGGAAGAAGGAATTGCTTCTCAAGCAGTGGTATTATTACAGAAAAAATAATGGTTTTTAATTCGTAAGATGGATAATCACATTTTTTTGTTGTACAATTATAGAATGTGTAGACATTAAGAATGGAAGGTGTACCAATTATGGAAAAGCAAGTGAGAGTGCGCTATGCGCCAAGTCCAACAGGACACTTACATATCGGAAATGCGCGTACGGCATTATTTAATTATTTATTTGCTCGTCATTTAGATGGCAAGTTTATTATTCGTATTGAAGATACTGATGTGAAACGTAACGTGGCTGGTGGAGAAGAAAGCCAATTAAAATACTTAAAATGGCTCGGTATGGACTGGGATGAAGGTGTTGATGTTGGTGGTGAATTTGGACCATATCGTCAAACAGAGCGTTTAGATATTTATAAAAAATTATATCTAGATTTATTAGAGCGTGGTTTAGCTTACAAATGTTATATGACAGAAGAAGAGCTAGAAGCAGAGCGTGAAGGTCAAATTTCGCGTGGTGAAACACCTCGTTATGCAGGTAACCACCGTGATTTAACTGAAGAACAAATGAAAGAATTTGAAGCTGAGGGACGTATTCCGAGTATTCGTTTCCGTGTACCAGCTGATCGTGATTACACATTCAAAGACATCGTAAAAGACGAAGTTGCATTCCATTCAAATGATTTTGGTGATTTTGTTATCGTGAAAAAAGATGGAATCCCAACTTATAACTTTGCGGTAGCAGTAGATGATCACTTAATGGAGATTACACATGTACTTCGTGGTGATGATCATATTTCAAACACGCCAAAACAAATGATGATTTATGAAGCTTTCGGTTGGGATATCCCACAATTCGGTCATATGACTTTAATTGTAAATGAAAGTCGCAAAAAATTAAGCAAGCGTGATGAATCTATTATTCAATTTATTGAGCAATATAAAGAGCTTGGATATCTTCCAGAAGCAATCTTTAACTTTATTGCGCTATTAGGTTGGTCACCAGTAGGTGAAGAAGAAATCTTCTCTCAAGATGAGTTTATCAAAATGTTTGATGCAGCTCGTTTATCAAAATCACCTGCATTATTTGATTCCCAAAAACTAAAATGGATGAACAACCAGTATATGAAAAAGCAAGATTTAGATACGGTTGTAGAGTTAAGTTTACCGCATTTAGTGAAAGCTGGACGTGTGGGAGAAACTTTAAGTGAACAAGACCAAGCTTGGATCCGTGGTGTGATTGCTTTATACCATGAACAAATGAGTTTTGGGGCTGAAATTGTAGAGCTTTCTGAAATGTTCTTTAAAGATCATGTTGATTATGAAGAAGAAGGACAAGAAGTATTAAATGGTGAACAAGTACCTGAAGTACTTCGTGCATTTGCTGGTCAAATAGAAGCTTTAGAAGAAATGGAGCCAGCGGCAATTAAGGCGGCAATTAAAGCAGTTCAAAAGGAAACAGGACATAAAGGTAAAAATTTATTTATGCCAATCCGTGTTGCAACTACAGGACAAACGCATGGTCCAGAGCTTCCGAATGCTATTGCACTTCTTGGAAAAGAAAAAGTTTTAAATCGTCTTCAAAAAGTAATTGGTTAACATTTTCTAGGTTTAGAAATATAATAAGTATACCTAAAACCTAATAAGGAAAAGCGACGAGAAGGAGAAGTAGAAAATCAGGCTTTTTACAGAGAGAACCACCTTTAGGCTGGGAGTGGTTTATAAGCAGATTTTTGAAATGCCCCTTCGAGTCTTCTGCTGAACAGCGAATTGTTTCGTGGGACGTCTTAGGATGCAAAGTAAGCAGAAGCGGTGTACACCGTTATCATGGATGAGTTTGAGGCTTTTTTAAGCCTAAACAGAGTGGAACCGCGCTTAAAAGGCGTCTCTGTCAATATGACAGAGGCGCCTTTTTTTTATACCGTGTAAATAGGTATGAATATAGAATTTATCTCCCTATATAAGGAATTAGGGGATAAGTGATGAGTTAGGGGAGTTAGTTCGCTCGACAAAAAGCAGCCCATAAAGGGGAGGGAACACCGATGTTTAAGAGGCTTCGGGAAGATATTGAAGTCGTTTTTGAACAGGATCCAGCGGCAAGAGGTTATTTCGAAGTCATTTTAACTTACTCTGGATTACATGCAGTTTGGGCTCATCGAATTGCACATGCTTTTTATAAAAGAGATTTTTTCTTTCTTGCACGTTTTGTTTCACAAGTTAGTCGCTTTTTTACTGGCATTGAGATTCATCCAGGCGCAACTATTGGTCGACGCTTTTTCATAGACCATGGAATGGGAGTTGTAATTGGAGAAACTTGTGAAATTGGTGATAATGTAACAATTTATCAAGGGGTTACATTAGGTGGTACAGGAAAAGAAAAAGGAAAGAGGCATCCGACAATTCAGGATAATGTATTAATTGCGACGGGTGCTAAAGTCCTTGGTTCTATTACTGTGGGAGAGAATTCTAAAATCGGGGCAGGGTCTGTCGTATTAAAAGAAGTTCCTGCACATTCTACAGTTGTAGGTATACCTGGCAGAGTCGTTATTCAAAATGGAGTAAAGATTGGTCAAGAATTAAATCACTCTGACCTTCCGGATCCAATTTTTGATAAATTAAAGGCTATGGAAGTAGAACTTGATAAATTGAAGAAACAACTGGAAGTAAAGGTAGAAAGGAAGGATAAAAATGACTATTCACATTTATAATACGTTAACACGCCAAAAAGAAGAGTTTGTTCCATTAGAAGAAAATAAGGTAAAGATGTATGTATGCGGACCTACAGTTTATAACTACATTCATATTGGGAATGCAAGACCTCCTATGGTATTCGATACAGTACGTCGTTATTTAGAATATAAAGGATACGATGTGCAATACGTATCTAACTTTACGGACGTAGATGATAAATTAATTAAAGCGGCAAATGAATTAGGTGAAGATGTACCGACAATTGCTGATCGTTTTGTTGAAGCGTACTTTGAAGATGTAACAGCGCTAGGTTGCAAACACGCAACAGTTCATCCTCGTGTAACAGAAAATATGGACATCATTATTGAATTTATTCAAGAGCTTGTGAATAAAGGGTATGCATATGAATCAGAGGGTGATGTGTACTTTAAAACGAAGGAATTCGAAGGTTACGGTAAATTATCACATCAACCAATCGCGGATTTACGTCACGGTGCTCGTATTGAGGTAGGAGAAAAGAAACAAGATCCTCTTGATTTTGCTTTATGGAAAGCTGCGAAAGAAGGAGAAATCTTCTGGGAAAGCCCTTGGGGGAAAGGACGTCCAGGGTGGCATATTGAATGCTCAGCTATGGCACGTAAGTACTTAGGGGATACAATCGATATTCATGCTGGTGGTCAAGACTTGGCGTTCCCACATCATGAAAATGAAATTGCGCAGTCGGAGGCATTGACTGGAAAAACGTTTGCACGTTACTGGATGCATAATGGATATATTAATATTAACAATGAGAAGATGTCTAAATCGCTTGGTAACTTTATTTTAGTTCACGATATTATTAAGCAATACGACCCGCAGTTAATTAGATTCTTTATGTTATCAGTACACTATCGTCATCCGATTAACTTTAGTGAAGAGTTATTACAAAGTACGAATAATGGACTGGAAAGAATTAAAACAGCTTATGGAAACTTAAAGCATCGTATGGAAAGCAGTACGGATTTAACAGACCATAATGAGAAATGGTTAGCTGAAATAGAGAAATTCCAGACTGCATTTGAAGAGGCGATGAATGATGACTTTAACACCGCGAATGCAATTACCGAATTATACAATGTAGCCAATCATGCAAATCAATATTTACTTGAAGAGCATACATCTAAAGTTGTGATCGAAGCATACGTAAAACAACTGGAAACGTTATTTGATATTTTAGGATTAGAATTAACACAAGAAGGATTGCTGGATGAAGAAATTGAAGAACTTATCCAAAAGCGCATTGAGGCGCGTAAAAATCGCGATTTCGCATTGTCTGATCAAATTCGCGACGATTTAAAAGAACGTAATATTATTTTAGAAGATACCGCTCAAGGTACAAGATGGAAAAGAGGATAAGAATGATTGATGCAAAGCAATTAAACAGCTTGGCGTTAGCGTATATGGGTGATGCGGTATATGAACAATATATCCGCTATCACCTCCTTCAAAAAGGAAAGGTTCGCCCTAATCAATTACATCGCTTAGGGACGAGCTTTGTTTCAGCAAAAGCACAGGCAAAAGTTGTTTATCATTTATTAGAGACGGCATTTTTGACAGAGGAAGAAGAGGCGGTATTAAGAAGAGGGCGTAATGCAAATTCGGGTACAGTGCCGAAAAATACGGATGTACAAACATATCGACATAGTACAGCCTTTGAAGCGCTAATTGGTTATCATCATTTATTAAATAACCGTGAAAGATTAGACGAAATTGTATATAAGGCAATTGCAGTTTTAGAAGAAAAGGAAGGGGGCACATCATCATGAGCAGTGAATATATTATCGGACGTAACCCTGTAATTGAAGCGTTACGATCAGGGAGAGATATTAATAAAATTTGGATCGCAGAAGGTGCTGCCAAAGGACAGGTACAGATTGTACTAGCGTTAGCGAAAGAAAATAAGGTTATTTTACAACACGCACCAAAGAAAAAGTTAGATCAATTAGTTGAGGGGAATCATCAAGGTGTAATTGCTCAAGTAGCTGCATATCAGTATGCGGAGTTAGAAGATTTATTCAAAGTGGCAGAAAAACGTAATGAAGATCCATTCTTCTTAATTTTAGATGAGATTGAAGATCCGCATAACCTAGGTTCTATTATGCGTACTGCTGATGCGACAGGAGCTCATGGAATTATTATTCCAAAGAGAAGGGCTGTGGGGCTTACAGCGTCAGTTGCGAAAGCATCAACAGGAGCAATTGAATACATTCCTGTTGCGCGCGTAACGAATTTATCCCGTACAATTGATGAATTAAAAGAACGTGGACTTTGGATTGCTGGTACAGATGCCAAAGGGAAAACGGATTACCGTAATTTAGATGGTAAAATGCCAATTGGGTTAGTAATTGGTAGTGAAGGAAAAGGTATGAGTCGTATTATTGGTGAAAAGTGTGATTTCCTAATCACTCTACCGATGGTTGGTAAAGTTACATCCTTAAATGCTTCCGTAGCCGCAAGTTTGTTAATGTATGAGGTATATCGTAAACGTCACGAAATTGGTAAATAAAAGATGAACGATATTTTAATCGTTGACGGTTACAACATTATCGGAGCTTGGGGAGATTTGAAGAAACTGCGGGATGTAGATTTACAATCATCAAGAGATGCGCTTATTGATAAGATGGCGGATTATCAAGGTTATACAGGCACAAAAGTGATGATAGTCTTTGATGCCTATACAGTACATGGTATTGAAAAAAAGATGAAACAATCTCGTGTGGAAGTAATATTCACACGAAAGAATCAAACTGCAGACGAAAAGATAGAGCAACTTGCGATAGAGCTTAGAAATATAAATACACGAATATATGTTGCGACTTCTGATTACACGGAACAATGGGTTATATTTGCGCAAGGTGCCCTTCGGAAATCTGCGCGTGAATTAGAGTTGGAAGTACAGGCAATGGAGCAACAAGTAAGAAGGCGTACAAAAGACACGAAAGAACAGCAACCCGCCATGCGAAAGATATTTAGTAAAGATATTACAGAAAAATTAGAAAAATTAAGAAGAGGAGAGCGTTGAAGCATTGACGCTCTTTGTCTTTTTACTGTATAATATTGCTAAATAAATAGCGGTCGGAGGGATCAAGGTGGAAGCAGGCTTCGTAAGTGTAGGCGACGTTACATTTCGTGATTTAGAGGATGAGGCAATCGTTGAGTTAGTTCGAAAAGGTAATACTGACGCTCTAGAATATTTAATTCACAAATATAAGAACTTTGTTCGCGCGAAATCAAGATCTTACTTTTTAGTGGGTGCCGATCGAGAAGACATTGTTCAAGAAGGTATGATAGGGTTGTTTAAAGCAATTCGTGATTATAAAGAGGACAAGCTGTCTTCATTCAAAGCATTTGCTGAACTGTGTATCACTCGACAAATTATTACCGCTATTAAAACGGCGACAAGACAAAAACATATTCCCTTAAATTCGTATGTGTCTTTAGATAAGCCGATTTACGATGAGGAATCTGATCGAACATTATTGGATGTTATTTCTGAAGCGAAGGTAACTGATCCTGAAGAAATGATTATTAGCCAAGAAGAATATACAGACATAGAATCAAAAATATCTGAATTATTAAGCGATTTAGAAAGAAAAGTACTTTCTTTATATCTAGATGGGCGTTCTTATCAAGAGATTTCAGAACAGTTAAACAGACATGTGAAATCTATTGATAACGCTTTACAGCGGGTGAAGAGGAAATTGGAGCGATATATGGAAATGCGAGAAAGTACAAGTTTAAATTCATAACAAATAACAAGTGCAACAGGTGTAAAATAAATCACCTGTTTTCTTTTGTAGAGAGTACAAAATGCATGTCATTGACATTGTCTTTTATTGTATGATACATTTTTAGGGACATAATGTTACAAGGTTGGTGTAACTAATGAGGAAAAAAGTTGTACTCTCATGTGAAGAGTGTAAAAATCGAAACTACTCTACTATGAAAGATACGAGCTCAATAGAGCGACTTGAAATAAAAAAGTTTTGTAAAACATGCAATCAGCATACAGTTCACAAGGAAACAAAATAAATAATTGAAATAATACACTGGAGGTCCCGCAGATGCGTTTAACGAACTTTTTCGGCGATGTAGGTCGCGAAATGAAAAAAGTAAGTTGGCCTAAAAAAGATGAATTACTCCGCTCAACAGCGACTGTTGTTGCTACAGTTGTGTTCTTTGCGATTTTCTTCGCAGTAGTTGATATGGGCATTTCTTCTTTAATTCGGTTAATTCTTGGTTAATTCTTGAATAAGAAGCACTTATCCATGATATAATGTTATTTATAAGAACTGTGTAAAAGCCCGGTGAACGGGTTTTTTCATTTGCGCAAAAAAATGTACGTCAGGGAGGGAAGGACGCTCGTCCTAAATGAATGGAAAAAAGTTGGTATGTTGTCCATACTTATTCTGGATATGAAAATAAAGTAAAAGCAAACCTAGAGAAGCGTGTAGAATCAATGGGTATGCAAGATAAAATTTTCCGTGTTGTTGTCCCGGAAGAAGTAGAAGTAGAAATGAAAAACGGAAAAGAAAAATTAATGAAAAGAAAAGTGTTCCCAGGTTATGTATTAGTAGAATTAATCATGACTGATGATTCTTGGTATGTTGTACGTAACACGCCGGGTGTAACTGGGTTCGTTGGTTCTTCTGGTTCTGGATCTAAACCATCACCTCTATTAGAAGAGGAAGTTGTTACCATTATGAAACATATGGGAATGGACAACGAAGTGGTTGATTTCGACTTTGAACTTCATGAGACAGTACGTGTAAATGAGGGGCCATTCGCAGATTATACAGGTGCTATTGAAGAAATTGATGTGGAGAAGAAAAAGGTTAGCGTACTTGTGGACATGTTTGGTCGCGAGACTCCAGTTGAACTTGACTTCCATCAAATTGAAAAATTATAAAATGAAACTTGAAATGAATTGTAAAAAGTGATAATATCTTTTAAGTCAGTACGTCTTCGTTATCGGAGACGTTTTTTGAAAGATTTTATCCTTACAGATAAAATATGACGTGGGAGGGCAAATCACTGTCCAATTGACCACATCACGGACTTAAGGAGGTGTGTCTCGTGGCTAAAAAGGTAATTAAAATGGTAAAGCTTCAAATTCCTGCAGGTAAAGCTAACCCAGCTCCACCAGTTGGTCCAGCATTAGGACAAGCAGGTGTTAACATCATGGGCTTCTGTAAAGAGTTTAACGCTCGTACAGCAGATCAAGCTGGTCTTATCATCCCTGTTGAAATTACGGTATTTGAGGACCGTTCATTCACTTTCATTACTAAAACTCCTCCTGCTGCTGTTCTTCTTAAGAAAGTAGCTGGTATTGAGTCTGGTTCTGGTGAACCAAACCGTAATAAAGTGGCAACTGTTAAGCGTGATAAAGTACGCGAAATCGCTGAAACTAAAATGCCTGACCTAAACGCTGCTAGCGTAGAAGCTGCAATGCGTATGGTTGAAGGTACTGCACGCAGTATGGGCATCGTTATCGAAGACTAATTCGATTTGTTTTTAAAAAAGGTTGCGGGTCTGGAATTCCAATTCGCAACCTTTATTATCGTAAATGATTATTGTTTTTAAATAAATGGATGGCGCTCATCCTCAGGTTATACCTGAAAACAGGCGTAAACGTGGGAGGTTATTCCGCTAAAACCACATTCGAGGAGGAAATAAAAAT includes:
- the radA gene encoding DNA repair protein RadA; this translates as MAKKKTKFICQECGYQSPKYMGKCPGCGQWNTLVEEMEPVVSSRRLNYANAIQTEVTKPRRLTEVETKSEARIETEFQEFNRVLGGGIVDGSLVLIGGDPGIGKSTLLLQISSQLADSSYDVLYISGEESAKQIKLRADRLHVKGSNLFVVAETDLQRIAAHIEEMNPAFVVIDSIQTIHLPEVTSAPGSVAQVRECTAELMKLAKTKGIPIFIVGHVTKEGAIAGPRMLEHMVDAVLYFEGDRHHTYRILRAVKNRFGSTNEMGIFEMKELGLAEVLNPSEIFLEERPVGVAGSTVVASMEGTRPVLVEIQALISPTSFGNPRRMATGIDHNRVSLIMAVLEKRTGLLLQNQDAYLKVAGGLKLDEPAIDLAVALSIASSFRDKSTAPADAVIGEVGLTGEIRRVSRIEQRVQEAAKLGFQRVIIPRKNLGGWTIPDGIEVVGVSNLGEALRLTLGG
- the disA gene encoding DNA integrity scanning diadenylate cyclase DisA, yielding MEENKQRVKSMINILQLVAPGTPLREGIDNVLRAQTGGLIVLGYNEQIKSIVDGGFHINCAFSPASLYELAKMDGALILNETGSKILIANAQLVPEASIDSIETGMRHRTAERVAKQTGSLVVAISQRRNVITLYQGNLRYTLKDIGVILTKANQAIQTLEKYKAVWNDGITNLGILEFEEVVTMSEVVHVLHSVEMVLRIKNEILSYIHELGTEGRLIRLQLTELLADLEAEAALLIKDYHQEKTQDHHQILKRLQDLANTQLLEDSDLVKLLGYPGQTSLEESVTPRGYRITSKISRVPPLIIENLINRFKTLQGVCRATIHELDDVEGIGEVRAKKIREGLKRIQEHLYMSRHN
- a CDS encoding PIN/TRAM domain-containing protein, whose amino-acid sequence is MLKRIVQLFFLVIGGALGIYLIPKVINVLDIGAVPLLEGSYVRAIIGAIILFLTTFWLVDYIVQLIKHIEEALVKAPVADVLFGTLGLISGLIVAYLILIPIREFTIPVISTVLQVFFTLLLGYLGFQVGFKKRNELLGLFTLSQRGGKKKNNSENEEIEVEKSTAHWKILDTSVIIDGRIADICQTKFLEGTIVIPQFVLEELQHIADSSDALKRNRGRRGLDILNRIQKEMPIPVEIYEGDFEDIQEVDSKLVKLAKITGGTVVTNDFNLNKVSELQGVTVLNINDLANAIKPVVLPGEELNVYVVKDGKEQNQGVAYLDDGTMIVVEDGREYVGSQLNVLVTSVLQTSAGRMIFAKRKLLEKAL
- the ispD gene encoding 2-C-methyl-D-erythritol 4-phosphate cytidylyltransferase, giving the protein MYTLIIPAAGQGKRMGAGKNKLFLLINEVPIIVHTLRAFEGDKACKSIVMAINEEERPYFEELMQKYPIEKQVQFIQGGAERQDSVYNAIQHASDVEYVLVHDGARPFVTDKVIQNVLTAAEKYGASICAVPVKDTVKKVEQGVVVETVERSQLKAVQTPQGFSVSLLLEAHRSAKQSCFLGTDDASLVERIGKQVGVVEGSYYNIKVTTPEDLLIAESFLHVQKK
- the ispF gene encoding 2-C-methyl-D-erythritol 2,4-cyclodiphosphate synthase; this encodes MFRIGQGFDVHEFAEGRPLIIGGITIPHEKGLIGHSDADVLLHTIADACLGAIAAGDIGKHFPDTDPAFKDADSAVLLQKVWAFAREQGYELGNLDCTIIAQKPKMAPHIESMRKRISELLETSIDNINVKATTTEKLGFTGREEGIASQAVVLLQKK
- the gltX gene encoding glutamate--tRNA ligase, with the protein product MEKQVRVRYAPSPTGHLHIGNARTALFNYLFARHLDGKFIIRIEDTDVKRNVAGGEESQLKYLKWLGMDWDEGVDVGGEFGPYRQTERLDIYKKLYLDLLERGLAYKCYMTEEELEAEREGQISRGETPRYAGNHRDLTEEQMKEFEAEGRIPSIRFRVPADRDYTFKDIVKDEVAFHSNDFGDFVIVKKDGIPTYNFAVAVDDHLMEITHVLRGDDHISNTPKQMMIYEAFGWDIPQFGHMTLIVNESRKKLSKRDESIIQFIEQYKELGYLPEAIFNFIALLGWSPVGEEEIFSQDEFIKMFDAARLSKSPALFDSQKLKWMNNQYMKKQDLDTVVELSLPHLVKAGRVGETLSEQDQAWIRGVIALYHEQMSFGAEIVELSEMFFKDHVDYEEEGQEVLNGEQVPEVLRAFAGQIEALEEMEPAAIKAAIKAVQKETGHKGKNLFMPIRVATTGQTHGPELPNAIALLGKEKVLNRLQKVIG
- the cysE gene encoding serine O-acetyltransferase; translation: MFKRLREDIEVVFEQDPAARGYFEVILTYSGLHAVWAHRIAHAFYKRDFFFLARFVSQVSRFFTGIEIHPGATIGRRFFIDHGMGVVIGETCEIGDNVTIYQGVTLGGTGKEKGKRHPTIQDNVLIATGAKVLGSITVGENSKIGAGSVVLKEVPAHSTVVGIPGRVVIQNGVKIGQELNHSDLPDPIFDKLKAMEVELDKLKKQLEVKVERKDKNDYSHL